A window of Pseudoliparis swirei isolate HS2019 ecotype Mariana Trench chromosome 13, NWPU_hadal_v1, whole genome shotgun sequence genomic DNA:
cttcatgctgttagctagataactgcggcaagattcatgcTTTACACTCGTCTGCAGCTCTtcagatccctcaccccgttgtagtccagagagtttcagtccctttggaacaacagacaggggaaactaaacagcgcattactcactgagcctccagctaacagctccgttagcaacctgctcccgtagctccgtggagctctctggctgagggaacaatACCGGTCtttgattggccgaatagtccagtcacgtgaaataagaaacgatgtcattggccagggcgcaatttttagcgccccaagattcacgtttcatccgccaatgagaagccatccttgaaacgactgtgaaatgtttgctcgctgccgcacacacacgtttggccggagccccgtaaagggggcggggcttctctccgtgaggatgagtggcgatatattatttatttcacatttaacttaagtggttgttgacaggctgacggtctcccacacacatttagtgcgtcaacacggtatatttactatttaaatgatttggtatataatgttttttgacaggatatattatatatatatatatatttttttcatctcaaaattttatggacgcaccgccactgatatatatatatgtaaatatagatatatccaCATATTTTTCTatatcatattttgtttgactgcaaaaaaacaaaaaaataatttagaGTGAATAATTAAAcgcatgagcaagaacagcgaATGTGGTGAcctcatcaagtcagctgctggtccaatcagaaagaccgtcctccgtcCCTCGTCCTCCGTCCTTCATCCTGTCctctggactcccaagtcctccaaagaacacgagtctgtactctgTTTTCTCTGTGTTGATAAACGCCATCTGTGTTCacactcctcaaatgtttgatAATCCTGAACAGCTGAACATTAATgtgctgaggtcaaaggtcacagcgcCCCCCTGTGGTGATGAAGCGCCGGTGCTCTTCATCAGAACACAGGATGCATTCATCCCCGTCTCTGAGTTTCATCTTTCACGTTTCTTTGAAGTTGCAGCTCGTGAAGACGCAGAACAGAGTCGCTTCAAAACCATGAATCACAACTTATCAATAGTTTGTTTAAAAAGGAAATATGTAACAAAAGTTATTAAATACATGTAGTTAAGAGTACAAGACTTCCCTCTGGAGATGGAGAATACCGTAGCATcaaatgtacaagtacctcaacaTTGTACACAGGAACACTCCAGCAACGACAATAaaagaggcttttattttgaaaccaaATACCCTAAAATATGTGTATAACTAACCTATAAATACCACTAAAACAGATTTTCTCCAACTTAAAATACTACAAAATGCCGGCTTCCTGTTTTAGGATTCAAAACTCGTTGAATGCAGGAACAGAAATATCTGATTGTAATtttgatttaataaatataaaatatgttgaTCGAAACAAAGAACATATTTAGATTttaggaaataataaataaataaatcagtccTCACAAAACCAGCgaacattatttaaaatgttctagaattattattgaaaacaatataaattaacAACATAACATCTTTATCTTTGTGTTCctggtttgtttttttcactttGGGAAACACTTAGAAAAACCTAACAGTacacgcgtgtgtgcgtgtatctgCGGATCATTTTGTTCTCGATCTCATTCCTAGAAAATGATTTCTGTATTTGAGTTGAGTCGCTAGTGAAGTTTAGAAATGTGAGTTTTTCTTTTCCAGGAAAGTGGatatgaagatgatggtgatgcTAAAAGTGaacatctttattattatctttatttataatatgaatatacatatttatataatatataaatacgtataattatataaatagatatataataaatacaaattataaataatatgtatctatatgtatcAGTTTCTTGAGCTTGTTAATTTGAAGGTTTTATTTGAACCGTGTTCTGAAACAAAGAAAGgacatttaaacatatttaaataaaacgtatttattaaaacaaaaacccaAAGCCCTTTGAACTGTTTTTCTCCTTCGAGAGCCGCCTCTGAAATCACAGAACAGCACGTCACCTCCACAACTAAAAACATCGTTTTGGCACTAAAATGAAACCCGACATGAtttcaagaagaaaaaaaaggttttccaaCGAGTTCTGACCCACGGCTGCTTCACAGTAAAAGTACACGTTTAGTAGTACTGAAGTACTTCCTGTTGGCGTGAAGATAATTCAGCACGACACTTCAAAAAGGTGCGTTTGAGGCTCTAATGACTGAATACTTACTGAACTAAACGTAGTGAAACGACACTTTAAAAGATCCCGACGCCACAAACAAAACACCGTCTTTAAAAAGTcccttttattcatttaaaggcTCTTCGTGAACGTCGGCTCCTCCCACCGAGCGGCAGAACTTCGGCTCCTCCCACCGAGCGGCAGAACGCCGGCTCCTTCCACCGAGCGGCAGAACGTCATGTGTTCATCAAAAATGTAACAAGGCCGGGTTCTTTAAACCAACCAGACTCTTTCTCTGAGCTCTGGAGCCTCTGAGGTAAAGAGAAAAGATTAAAGTTACAAGTATGAGAAagaaagtcgaaattatgagacaAAAAGACATATTTGTGAGATAGAAAGTGTGCATGCGCTTTAACGGCGCTTTTATTCATAATGTTGACTTTTTAACTCATGATTCTGACTTTGTAACTCATATCTAtgatgtttaatatatttaatatcagtTGTATGCCGTTTAGCTCGTATGGCTGTGGGGATACGTCTCTCAGCTCAACCTTCATCTGGTTTTCGGGGCTTCACTCGACCCACGAAACATCTGGATGGAGAGAATCTTCAGAATCTGCTGCAGGAAtatgtaaagaaaataaatagattCTCATTATGTACAAACGTGGCGCGATGAAGCTTAAAATCCATAAAGTCAGTTTAAATCTTATTAATGATCCGTGATGAGCAACAAGAGGACGTCTAGAAACACTTCACCGCCGGTTCGCCCTCAGAGTTAAACACGAGTCATCGCCATAGCAACATCAACTCATTTACTTCTCAACTCATTCAGATTGGAAGCcgattttgtatttttgtacgTGCTTAGCTGTCTCCTGGCGGTCGTTAGCTGGTCGCCTGGCGGTCGTTAGCTGGTCGCCTGGCGGTCGTTAGCTGGTCGCCTGGCGGTCGTTAGCTGGTCGCCTGAGGGTCGTTAGCTGGTCGTTAGCTGGTCGCCTGGCGGTCGTTAGCTGGTCGCCTGAGGGTCGTTAGCTGGTCGTTAGCTGGTCGCCTGGCGGTCGTTAGCTGGTCGCCTGGCGGTCGTTAGCTGGTCGCCTGAGGGTCGTTAGCTGGTCGTTAGCTGGTCGTTAGCTGGTCGCCTGGCGGTCGTTAGCTGGTCGCCTGAGGGTCGTTAGCTGGTCGTTAGCTGGTCGTTAGCTGGTCGTTAGCTGGTCGCCTGAGGGTCGTTAGCTGGTCGTTAGCTGGTCGCCTGGCGGTCGTTAGCTGGTCGCCTGAGGGTCGTTAGCTGGTCGTTAGCTGGTCGCCTGGCGGTCGTTAGCTGGTCGCCTGAGGGTCATTAGCTGGTCGTTAGCTGGTCGCCTGGCGGTCGTTAGCTGGTCGTTAGCTGGTCGCCTGAGGGTCGTTAGCTGGTTGTTAGCTGGTCGCCTGGCGGTCGTTAGCTGGTCGTTAGCTGGTCGCCTGAGGGTCGTTAGCTGGTTGTTAGCTGGTCGCCTGGCGGGCGCCTTGGCCGTCACTTTGCTGTTGCGCAATCATTCTGTGGGTGAAGTGTTCCTTTTAAAAATGAAGAATGACTTTCTACGAGTTTCTGATGTTCAATAACGACGGGGACATTACTGCAGGAGGTTATTAGATAACCGACTGCCGGCTACAGCCAACAGAAGTCATTGCAGTACAAGTACTACGATAAGTACTACGATAAGAGCTGATTCGGGGTTCCTCAGTGGGAGTTTAACAACAACTGAGGTTCATAAAAGACATCCAGACTCAAACGCACATGGGGGGGTCTCAGGTGAGCTGCAGAAGGCAACGTGTGCACAGAGTGTAaacatcttgttgttgttttaaacaaaagaaacagaaacaacGAGCGGCAGGAGGACTTCATACTCTAAACTACGTATTGCACAGCCgctgttttcttcttcacctGGACGGCCGAGGAATGTGTTCGGATCGTATCGTCTGTCAAAGTGCACGTGTGGCGAGAGCGCACGTGTTGGGTGAGCGCATGTGTGGCGAGAGCGCACGTGTTGGGTGAGCGCACGTGTGGCGAGAGCGCACGTGTTGGGTGAGCGCACGTGGAGAACGCGACCGATCGATCGTCAAGTGTTCCTCGTTTTGAAAAGAGCGTCGGCCGACGGCGAAGACGGAAAGACAAAAGAGTTTGAGGTCCGTGAGGTTTCAGACCTGCATGTTTAAAatgccacgtgtgtgtgtgtgtgtgtgtgtgtgcgtgtgtacattAAAAATCACCCTTCTTTCATTCAGTGCATTGTGAAGTCTTTGTTCCCTTTTCTTGATAAAGAGGAGagagttcaacattttgggTAATTCTGAGCgttgttagcttagcataaagactggaagcggagggaaacagctagcGCTGCTCGTTAATTAACACGTAAAATCTATATTTGACTAATTAGCTCTGATTAAAGttcttttaaagtattttttaaagataaaaacCTCCCACTTcacgtctttatgctaagctaacaacGCAACACGTTGAACTATTCCCTTTAACGAATCATCAAGTCCATTAAATCAGAGCTTTTTAGGATGATCACTTTTTGGTTAcggcaaaaaaaacatttgcccTCGTATGGAATTATAATTGTTCGACTGGTGGATAACATAAGTGCGGAGAGGACGAGGTTAGCCAAACAAACACGTTATTCCTCAATTCACcttcttaaaggtacagtgcgTCGGGTTTTGGTGGCACCTAGTGGTCCGTTTGCAAATTGCAACCAACTGAATGATCGACTTCAGACTAGAGCCAGAGTTTggtttgtccgttctgggctaccgtagtaaaaacaaacatggcGATGGAACGCggcagactccgcctcctgatCCCGACGTGTCCATCGTAAGATAACGAGAAAAAACTACAGAAATTATTTGTTTCTGGTGGTTCTACACtaatgaaaacacatttatgaACGTTATCCGATTGATCCCCAGAACCGCTCCACACTGTGACTTTAAATATGCTAATGAGCTCCCAAGAGAGCCAACGAGTCCAAACCGGTCTGCCCGTTGCTCTGAATCTGTAAACGTGTCGAGCTACAGACGCctgaacaaaaaataaatcacgTGAAAATGAGGCGTAGCTGGTTGTGGCTCTACGCGTGGCGCGCCTCAACGCCACCGGACGCACCGCTACTCGGCCTTGGCCCCTTTGTtcctgggggcggagcttcccAGGTAGGATCTGTAGAAGAACACGGCGAAGAGCACCAGGTAGCTGAGGTACATGAGGGAGCCCCACGCCACGTTGTCCACGTGGGACGGGCAGCGCACCTCGTGCATCCAGCGGTACACCAGGCCCAGCACCGTCAGGCCCATCACCATCTGCAGGATCTGGGTGACCGTGATGATCATGGCGCAGGGGCGGGGCACCCGCAGGCCGGCGGCCCGCGCCGCGTAGTACGTGTACATGAACGAGTGCACCACGTAGTTCATGGTCATGAACCAGCCGCCGCCCGCCACCTGGTCCTTGTAGGAGTACCAGGAGTACAGCAGCACGGTGATGTGGTGGTACCAGTGCAGGAAGATGAGGGGCTGCTTCCGGAGGATGATGAACATCGTGTCGCCTGGGGGAAGGACATCGGAGGTGTGACgaagaccaacaacaacaacaacaacaaactgctgctcTCTGCAGTAAATCCTTTTGGTACCAGTGCGTCGGAGACGTCTCAGAACGACCACTTCAAGCTCCCAACAGGAAGTACTCTGCAGGTTCAAGACACTTCCTGATGTATCTGGTTACATATTTAGACATATGTAACATAGCTACATTCGATCATTTAAATGCccaaatgtaaacatatagtCAAAACCTGAAAATATAGTCATTTAAATCCaaaatataatagatatatcaTGACTTTTTTGACCAGGTTTGTATAAGATGCCTTAAACCAGTATTAAACTGCCTTAAACCGGTATTAAACTGCCTTAAACTGGTATTAAACTGCCTTAAACCAGTATTAGACTGCCTTAAACTGTTATTAGACTGCCTTAAACCAGTATTAAACTGCCTTAAACTGGTATTAGACTGCTTTAAACCAGTATTAGACTGCCTTAAACTGGTGTTAGACTGCCTTAAACCAGTATTAAACTGCCTTAAAGCGGTATTATAACTGCCTTAAACCGGTATTAAACTGCCTTAAACCGGTATTAAACTGCCTTAAACATGTATGAAACTGCCTCAAACCAGTATTAAACTGGTATTAGACTGGGTTAAACCAGTATTAAACTGCCTTAAACATGTATGAAACTGCCTCAAACCAGTATTAAACCGCCTTAAACCAGTATTAAACTGCCTCAAACCAGTATTAAACTGCCTCAAACCAGTATTAAACTGCCTTAAACCGATATTAAACCAGTATTAGACTGCCTTAAACCAGTATTAGATGCCTTAAACCAGTATTAAACTGCCATGAATCAGATTACATATTTAGACCGCAACATTCAACCATTTAAATGCCTAAATGAACTCACCCAGCTCGGGGGCCTTGCTGAGGACGAAGGCGTAGGCCCAGAACTTGCTGACGGGGCCGCTGTAGAAGCTGCTGTCGCACACCGACTGCCTGAAGCCGCTGCTCATGAGCACGTGCAGCATGTACGAGCCCGTCCTCAGGGCGCCGATGATGCTGCGGGGGGGAAGCACGAGAACCGTTAAAAACTTCCAGCGCAACCCGGACACCCGGTGGCTGACGGTGGGATGTTCAGTTCAAGGACCCTTGAACGTCTTCGCTATCTGTGACCTTGTAATGTTTGTACATTCAAGAaaatatcccacaatgcatcatagCCAGAAGCTGTAAGTCGACGTAATCATCAGATTGTCATCTCTCCgacggtccttgaacacatcgCGTGTGACGAACGCTTACGTCCGGAAAATCCACCAAATCGAAGCTTAACATTATGATTAGTTCATAAAAACGTCGCCCAAGGAAACCAGAGCCTCTCACTTTATCCTCCTGCGGTGGAACGTACAGATGACGCGTTGAGGTTCTGCACGTCGTTCAGGCTCAACTGGCGATGAAGAACGTTCCTCTTCATCGGCCTTGGTCGCGTTACAAAGACTAAACACTGATTCTGTCCGTGCCGAACACACAACATCCTGTTTAGAATGTCCAGAAGCCTCCGAGTCACCAGCTGTGGCCTCAACgactccccccaccctcccccaccctccGCCCATCCCCCACCCATCCCCCGCCGCTTACCTGAAGATGGCGAGGCTGAGCGAccacaccaccagggggcgccgcaGATTGAGCTTGGGCCGCTCCCTCATGAAGTGCTGACCGGCGAACACCAGCGCAGCGTACAGGCCGCAGAACATGAAGGCCTTGCTCCTGCAGAGCGAGAGCACCGGGTTATGGAGGGAAATGTCTAcgtcaggcatgaaaacgggtcaggggtgaaaaaggtgagaaggataggtgcgcggggggggggggggggctggtgacttccacgaacgtCAACGTTGTATGCGATAATCTATAGGtactccattctgacaccaagtcagtgatcggaccctataataatagtaataaatataaattgtcattctatataatatggtcattcatgaaccaacttccttttttttggcgtgaacaagtcttcaagtcttgtgctctgctgagcctcgagtctggtcctcgagtctggtcctcgagtctgttctgcctctacctggttgtcacgatcttctataccaggggtattcaactaaaatgttaagaggtccagttagagaaattttcttgaagcaaaggtccagaagatcataatgtctaactatttagtgtgatatatatagcctggtagttgtatcaacatctgcatgtaatcaatacctttcaaatcaaatgaattcagtacgattaaaacactttttaacaatatttattatcatgtaacatagaactggactgcagatatgtataatgttctcatgaactaaataaaaatagggctgcattttaaaataaaataaatacaaaatgaaaattgtgcatgtaataataatcaaataaagtgcttaacttcagaaaaattaaataaagggaggaaaagcttaaatttccccatttgtttcacagtctcaaacaattttacagataataaatctcaacacatcttaacaattgaacagttttagagcatcactcttgcatcccactcccccacttgtttgctcagtgtgagaattgagctctagcttgtcctgccaggactttaaacctgggcttgaatggagtcagggccatcctcatgcacatgtggaggtgctcattggtgagcctcgaacgatatttattttgatgatattcatcgtggagaaagctgcctcgcagttgtaggtggagccaaacatggtcaagatgtatatggcaactttcctcagacctggaaaagctgtctcagggaccgtttggagccagaaagtggaagggtcagttcttagaaactgctctttcagggacacatctgcttggagatcaaccagttgcatctggaggcccaggatttacccatttaaagtgctgtgtgacttcctttgagaaccccctgacatcagtgatgataaatgggttctgaatgaacatggtgagctgctgtccaaagctgaagctgtcaaaacggttgctgaagtttacaatcagcttatcaatgaagtcaacaaaagaagacgcatctctctgtccctgaacctgttcctgcactgctgggaagtgtgcacagtctccctgcaggtcttccttgaacaactcaagtttcttttgaaaggagcggacagcggtcatcagttcacaaattgaattgtccttgccttgtagcctcaaattcagttcattcagatgtgcagtgatatcaaccaaaaggccacattatccatctgtttatcatttcctaaaaagagaaaactgtgttgctttctgatgtgttagctctgccaaaaagatgctacttcctcctgatggaccaaaagcgctaagaccctccctttgctgagccatctcacattattgtgcagcaaaagatcatcagcattggcatcaacttctctgagaattccctcagcatgcgatgctgggtggaagaggatgccctgagaaaattgatcattttcatcattgtattcatcacttcagcatgctcatctgacagggaggcacagaggacagattgatgaatgatgcaatggtaagctatgagctctggattgtcctctttcagtcttgctacagctcctttctctctccctatcataGCAGGGCTCCATCTGTGGCTATTGAAACCACTTGTGTTGGTTCTATTCTCTCTTCGTTAACATCTCCTTAATGGCCAGgtagatatcttctcctcttgtactggtctgaaggggagtgacacctaacaggtcttcacagaatgctttctggtctgtgttgaaaaacctgacgtacactaacagctgagcattgtcacagatgtcagtggactcatccacagctaagcctacacatggtgccttatgtatggcttcatttagctgggttagcacatcctgagttaatatttcacttttctttgtggcagatgatgctgacatgggtatttgctttatcttatcACAAAGCTCTTGTAATGTTTCAGTAAATGGCTTTTTGTGTTGCCCCAAAATCCAAGCAACTCTGAGggaacactcatgagcacgttgttgggcagtgaacgtgtggctcaggatcctggtggactgttcatattgggctgtgagaccacttattttctgtgatctcacttcggatttgagtgggtatgtttgttcaaaacctttatgttttgtctcacaatggcgtttcacattgccacttttaataagtgccacggtttctgaacatataagacacactggttttgtgctccctgtgggaagtatgaacagaaatgagtctgtccattccggattaaatgctctattttcgctgtcaacttttctttttttggagagcgacatttgttccttatgtttctctccctttctctgtctcactcgcctttttctcaactttctccggcgcagtcgtccgtttctctccctttgttttctacatgtatcgctatctttctttttctttctaccgtcttttcaagtgtaacctgcctctactttctcatctgtctgcgtagcgctgtctgttgagacgtaatgtttaccgccgagaatgcatagatttgattggctgagtggtatcacgtgggatggcttaactcgcatgcaattggtctgtgcgtttccgcatccgctaaaccactaccgtaaagactgcaaaagctgcgccgcgccgccgggtaaaaaaattaaaacaccccGTCAGGTTTTAAATCATAACCTTCTGTTTTGGCTGGCGGTCCGGATGGGACGGCCTCTGGGTCCAGACCCGGACCCCGGTCCGCCAGTTAGTGACCTGtgttctataccatacctgccataaatatcatgatactgatacaataccataaaaacagtataccataaatacgagactggtatatttatctataatagtaataaataaaatatctgtatggttcactttttaccaactttttcaacacttaacaaatggcagtaaaatTAGttttagcctacaagatatgaatgaaactacatggagccatcatagcattgatgatacactatgaggccgttagtctctgaccagatgatacagagttcatcaggatgagcagctggagagttacacaactttacagactgaacttaaacatttcacttctggcatcttttttaattttaatttttaaagccgaaaattccgccacttaacgccactctctgtgagcgctgcgcagtgcGTGCAAagagctcgacacggagcagcgcgtgcgctctgatcccgcgctctcttaatgaagtatcgatactaaaaatatgctaaatcacatcgctcttaacgtgcgggtactttgttagcatcgctacaccgtgcagcgtgacagcagcagatgtacaGATgtgcgggctaacattcaagctaacctaaaccaccaaacgctgaagacatcttgacgctgattggccgagacgcgtccatcaaagatgttttattgcgaagagcaccacttcacattacacatctacacgattcacgtaagtcacctattttggtttcaaaacggtgaatttcgccgaaaggtgagggattttcATGCCTGCTACATGAAGAATAGAAGAACAATTATCACGTGGACAAGGATAGAAACTTGAGTGTTAACAGTTTAGACTACCTTAACCCAGTTTAGACTGCCTTAACCCAGTTTAGACTACCTTAACCCAGTTTAGACTACCTTAAACCAGTTTAGACTACCTTAACCCAGTTTAGACTGCCTTCAACCAGTTTAGACTACCTTAACCCAGTTTAGACTACCTTAAACCAGTTTAGACTACCTTAACCCAGTTTAGACTACCTTAACCCAGTTTAGACTGCCTTCAACCAGTTTAGACTACCTTAACCCAGTTTAGACTGCCTTCAACCAGTTTAGACTACCTTAACCCAGTTTAGACTGCCTTCAACCAGTTTAGACTACCTTAAACCAGTTTAGACTACCTTAACCCAGTTTAGACTACCTTAAACCAGTTTAGACTGCCTTCAACCAGTTTAGACTGCCTTAAACCAGTATTAGATGGCTATAGTTTATAGTACTATAGAGACGACAAGATGAGGCCTAGTGGACCGAACGGCGGCATTGAACACGCGTTCCCCAAACCGTACGTTTGAGTACGTTGTTCCACCGCTCGCCGCTTATCCCTCGTTGGTAATCAGATTAGACGGCGAGGCCTTTTCGACCTCAACCCGCCGGCTTATCGACCAAGCAACACAAACACGGATTTTATTAACAAGCAGCGCCAGAAATAAATGGCGGTGGAGGTCAACTCCCCAACGagataaagaaaaggaaatattTATTCTAAATATGCGTCACATCAGTAAGGATGTTTGGGAATAAACCAGATGACTAATCCAGATTGGCACAATACATATTAGGCCGAGTGGATGCCGCTTGACCCAGTTAataatagggggggggggggtggagtcaAACTCCTTAAAGCTACACAtggatattttaaatatatacaagagGAAAGGTCACAGtccatttatattatttttctgcTTTTATGATAGAAATCCATCCCGagtataataaaaaaacaaatgtatatattgggttttttattttaataataattaatatatttatgtattttgtattaaaataaaaaaacatatatatatatatgttttcataataataagaaaaaacctgatatatatacaggactgtctcagaaaattagaatattgtgatgaagttctttattttctgtaatgcaattaaaaaaacaaaaatgtcatgcattctggattcattacaaatcaactgaaatattgcaagccttttattcttttaatattgctgattatggcttacagcttaagaaaactctaaaatcctatctcataaaattttaatatttcctcagaccaagtataaaaaaagatttataacagctgagtgtttgtcaaggctcaggaaacccttgcaggtgtttcgagttaattagacaattcaagtgatttgtttaataccctactagtatactttttcatg
This region includes:
- the LOC130203676 gene encoding elongation of very long chain fatty acids protein 6-like, translated to MNLTELTAPPAEYDFERLFDERRAFDWMQENWSKAFMFCGLYAALVFAGQHFMRERPKLNLRRPLVVWSLSLAIFSIIGALRTGSYMLHVLMSSGFRQSVCDSSFYSGPVSKFWAYAFVLSKAPELGDTMFIILRKQPLIFLHWYHHITVLLYSWYSYKDQVAGGGWFMTMNYVVHSFMYTYYAARAAGLRVPRPCAMIITVTQILQMVMGLTVLGLVYRWMHEVRCPSHVDNVAWGSLMYLSYLVLFAVFFYRSYLGSSAPRNKGAKAE